From one Bacillota bacterium genomic stretch:
- a CDS encoding UDP-N-acetylmuramoyl-L-alanine--D-glutamate ligase has protein sequence MFIGRQVLVVGAARSGIAAAEVLLQQGAQVTLTDIAPLEKMPVDDQRALKHLKLRLVLGSHPLSLLDGVDLIVKNPGIPPGIPLLDAARRQGIEIISELELAYLLTEAEVVAVTGTNGKTTTTALIGTLLGYGRRPVAVGGNIGLPLTKISQGKSKDWLLAVEASSFQLEDCYQFHPRVAVYTNITPDHLDRHGTMESYIAAKARLLRNQTSEDYVVLNLDDPFLSALPTGASRVIGYSLSSARGAHAYISEGWFCWEERGAVEPIAPLNALHLPGVHNQANALAAIAAAKVSGVTIQQIRQGLQDFRGVEHRLEFVAEVGGVLYYNDSKATNPDSTITALRSFEDKVILLAGGFDKGADFDALTAQFANKVKLMVTFGDTGYKLCQQAKAAGFAACKQADDLSDAFAIAAENAREGDCVLLSPACASWDAFSSFEERGLLFKELVSKLGG, from the coding sequence ATGTTTATTGGGAGGCAAGTCTTGGTTGTCGGGGCCGCCCGCAGTGGAATTGCGGCGGCCGAAGTGTTGCTCCAACAGGGAGCACAGGTGACCCTTACTGATATTGCGCCGCTGGAGAAAATGCCCGTTGATGATCAACGGGCGCTTAAACACCTCAAGCTTCGGCTTGTATTGGGAAGTCATCCTTTGTCCTTGTTGGACGGGGTTGATTTAATTGTCAAAAATCCCGGCATTCCACCCGGTATTCCGTTGCTGGATGCTGCACGTCGGCAGGGGATTGAGATTATTAGCGAATTAGAGCTGGCCTATCTGCTCACAGAGGCAGAAGTTGTTGCCGTTACCGGGACCAATGGTAAAACCACCACCACTGCTCTCATCGGCACCTTGTTGGGCTACGGCCGACGGCCGGTTGCTGTGGGCGGTAACATCGGTTTACCTTTGACCAAAATCAGTCAGGGCAAGTCAAAAGATTGGCTGCTTGCTGTAGAGGCGTCTAGTTTTCAATTGGAAGATTGTTATCAATTCCATCCCCGGGTGGCTGTTTATACGAATATCACACCGGATCATTTGGACCGGCATGGCACCATGGAAAGTTATATCGCGGCCAAGGCCCGTCTGTTGCGCAACCAAACCAGCGAAGATTATGTAGTGCTTAATCTTGATGACCCATTTCTTTCCGCACTGCCCACTGGCGCCAGCCGGGTCATTGGCTACAGTTTAAGTTCTGCTCGCGGCGCTCACGCTTATATTAGCGAGGGCTGGTTCTGTTGGGAGGAACGGGGAGCGGTGGAACCGATTGCCCCTCTGAACGCTCTACACTTGCCCGGAGTTCATAATCAGGCCAATGCTTTGGCTGCCATTGCCGCGGCAAAGGTAAGTGGCGTTACTATTCAGCAGATCCGTCAGGGTTTGCAGGATTTTCGGGGCGTCGAGCATCGGTTGGAATTTGTAGCGGAAGTGGGAGGGGTTTTGTATTATAACGATTCAAAGGCAACCAATCCCGATTCGACCATAACTGCGCTTCGATCTTTTGAAGACAAAGTGATTCTATTGGCTGGCGGTTTTGACAAGGGAGCAGATTTTGACGCATTGACCGCCCAGTTTGCGAATAAAGTAAAACTGATGGTTACATTTGGGGACACCGGTTACAAGTTATGCCAACAGGCGAAGGCCGCAGGATTTGCTGCATGCAAGCAGGCAGATGATCTTTCAGATGCATTTGCAATTGCCGCTGAAAACGCCCGGGAAGGCGACTGTGTTCTTTTGTCCCCGGCCTGCGCCAGCTGGGATGCTTTTAGCAGCTTTGAAGAACGGGGATTGCTGTTTAAAGAGCTGGTATCCAAATTGGGGGGGTAA
- a CDS encoding phospho-N-acetylmuramoyl-pentapeptide-transferase, producing the protein MTLELTLLISAFVASLLLGWLIIPLLRRLKIGQTIRDVGPRTHLSKAGTPTMGGLIFALVALILGFVFLPREPAGFVALFATLGFAAVGFADDYLKVVLKQSLGLKARFKLGGQFLVVAFVYLALRNLGVEHVVNIPGVGALELGLFYPLFITVVFVGTSNAVNLTDGVDGLAGGTAVIVLSAQALLAALQGQTDVSIFALLLAGSILGYLVFNLHPARVIMGDTGALGIGGAIAAIAVLTGTELLLVLLGGVFVLVTLSVIIQVASFKLTGRRVFLMSPLHHHFELLGWSEWKICLVFWSFQLVFAGLAILIWFIT; encoded by the coding sequence ATGACACTTGAATTGACATTACTGATTTCTGCATTTGTCGCTTCTTTACTTTTGGGTTGGTTGATAATACCACTTTTGCGGCGTTTGAAGATCGGCCAGACTATTCGGGATGTTGGACCGCGCACCCACCTGTCCAAGGCAGGAACACCAACCATGGGCGGACTAATTTTTGCGCTTGTCGCATTAATTTTGGGTTTCGTTTTTTTGCCTCGTGAACCTGCAGGTTTTGTGGCTTTATTTGCAACCCTAGGCTTTGCCGCCGTTGGGTTTGCCGATGACTATTTAAAGGTGGTGCTCAAACAGTCGCTTGGGCTAAAGGCCAGATTTAAGCTCGGTGGACAATTCTTGGTGGTCGCCTTCGTTTATCTGGCGCTGCGCAATCTGGGTGTTGAACATGTGGTGAACATACCTGGAGTGGGCGCTCTGGAGTTGGGTCTTTTTTACCCCCTCTTTATTACAGTCGTTTTTGTCGGGACATCGAATGCAGTTAATCTTACCGATGGCGTGGATGGTCTTGCCGGTGGCACCGCTGTGATTGTCCTCTCCGCCCAGGCGTTGCTGGCCGCGCTCCAGGGGCAGACCGATGTAAGTATATTTGCCCTGCTTCTGGCCGGCAGCATTTTAGGGTATTTGGTGTTTAATCTGCATCCCGCCCGTGTGATTATGGGAGATACCGGAGCCTTGGGTATAGGTGGCGCCATCGCCGCGATTGCTGTTCTCACCGGCACCGAATTGTTATTAGTGCTTTTAGGCGGAGTCTTCGTGCTGGTGACCTTATCGGTAATCATACAGGTAGCAAGCTTTAAGCTCACTGGGCGTAGGGTTTTCTTGATGAGCCCGCTTCATCATCATTTTGAACTTCTGGGCTGGAGTGAGTGGAAAATTTGTCTGGTCTTCTGGTCGTTTCAGCTGGTATTCGCTGGCTTAGCTATATTAATCTGGTTTATTACCTGA
- a CDS encoding UDP-N-acetylmuramoyl-tripeptide--D-alanyl-D-alanine ligase, with product MNIQVSTLAAVVNGRLMGGDPLAAVTSACIDSRKVAPGSLFVAFKGENTDGHLYLEDCLGRGAVAALVEKAVEAPEGLAVIHVQNTLIALQELAAWWRRRFALQAIGVTGSSGKTTTKELIAAVVEAGFTTIKTLGNHNNEIGLPLRMLDLDEKHQVAVLEMGMDARGQIARLCEISQPGIGVITNIGDSHLEKLGSRENIRLAKMELAHNLTEPKILIVNGDDPFLRDYALDTASDWTALTYGFGRGNNFRAGEVKEGPRGVDFTVFWDDKCIDVSVPMPGDHNVLNALAAFTVGIQLGMEPATIVRGLETARNAAGRLNIKHVGELTVIDDSYNSNPDSVRAAFKVLLRQPGKRHVAFVGDMLELGSSTETSHYQMGQIAANLGIDLLVAVGDWSETVATGALAAGLDAGQIQTYTDSRAASAALAMLKPDDVVLFKGSRGIQMETLVALLENGGQK from the coding sequence GTGAATATTCAGGTTTCAACTTTGGCTGCTGTCGTTAATGGTCGCTTGATGGGCGGCGATCCCCTGGCTGCTGTTACCAGCGCATGTATCGACAGTAGAAAAGTGGCGCCCGGCAGTTTGTTTGTCGCCTTTAAAGGAGAAAATACTGATGGGCACCTTTATCTGGAAGATTGCCTGGGCCGGGGCGCCGTAGCGGCATTGGTCGAAAAAGCAGTCGAAGCCCCCGAAGGGTTGGCAGTTATTCATGTACAAAATACATTGATTGCTCTGCAAGAGCTGGCCGCTTGGTGGCGGCGTCGCTTTGCGCTCCAGGCAATAGGGGTCACCGGTAGCAGCGGCAAAACTACAACCAAAGAACTCATAGCAGCCGTTGTCGAGGCTGGATTTACTACCATAAAGACTTTGGGAAATCACAATAATGAAATCGGCTTGCCTTTGCGTATGTTAGATCTCGACGAGAAGCATCAGGTGGCTGTTTTAGAAATGGGTATGGATGCCCGTGGCCAGATTGCCAGATTATGCGAGATCAGCCAGCCGGGAATCGGGGTCATAACAAATATTGGCGACTCCCATCTGGAAAAGCTGGGCTCCCGGGAAAATATTCGTCTGGCAAAGATGGAACTGGCCCACAATCTTACCGAGCCAAAGATTTTAATCGTCAATGGCGATGATCCTTTCCTACGCGATTATGCCTTGGATACGGCTTCAGATTGGACAGCCTTGACCTATGGATTTGGACGCGGCAATAACTTTCGGGCCGGAGAAGTTAAGGAAGGCCCGCGTGGGGTCGATTTTACTGTTTTCTGGGACGATAAGTGTATTGACGTCTCTGTCCCCATGCCGGGTGATCACAATGTCCTCAACGCACTGGCGGCATTTACAGTAGGCATTCAGTTAGGTATGGAGCCGGCGACAATTGTTCGGGGGTTGGAAACTGCCCGGAACGCCGCCGGTCGGCTGAACATCAAACATGTGGGAGAACTTACAGTAATTGACGACTCATATAATTCCAATCCTGATTCAGTGCGGGCCGCGTTTAAAGTTTTACTCCGGCAGCCAGGCAAGCGTCATGTAGCTTTTGTCGGCGATATGTTGGAGCTGGGCTCGTCCACAGAAACCAGCCATTATCAAATGGGGCAAATTGCTGCAAATCTGGGCATAGATTTACTTGTTGCCGTTGGCGACTGGTCCGAGACTGTGGCCACCGGTGCGCTGGCAGCAGGATTGGATGCCGGACAGATTCAAACATATACCGACAGCAGGGCCGCTAGCGCGGCGTTGGCTATGTTGAAGCCAGATGATGTAGTGCTTTTTAAGGGGTCCCGCGGCATTCAAATGGAAACCCTTGTCGCTCTGCTGGAAAATGGAGGACAAAAATGA
- a CDS encoding PASTA domain-containing protein, producing MVGNRVSYVMVRKRLLVSFAVFAFFLTSMVGRVGWLQFVRGPELQGLAVEQWNRRLTVQPQRGRIFDRNGNLLAGSATAESIVAIPADLGDIEETARLLAPILEMSEESLISRMEMNMFEVFLKRKVEDEVAQAVKELRLPGIRTTIESKRFYPRGNLASHVLGFAGVDEGLEGIEVYYEEELKGKPGYIIFESDARGRELPDSVQAYLDPINGYDLVLTIDEVIQHIAERELDKAMEEFAPKAAGVLAVNPQTGEVLALAARPDFYPERYGDFPASSWRNPLIADAFEPGSTFKIVTMSAALEENEVSLHDGYFCSGGITVSGTTLHCWHSGHGSQSIPEVVWNSCNPGFVSFGLRLGKERLFNYIHGFGFGSRTGIDLYGEATGILFNVNTMSNVDLGVTAFGQGNAVTPIQQVMAAAAVANGGKLMRPYLAKEFRDEDGNVVQTTEPEVIRQVISSDTAYEVTTVLADGVGVGSGRFAAVEGYRVAGKTGTAQKISPDGGYLAGRYMMSYVGFAPAEDPQIALYVMIDEPTRGPQWGGQTAGPVFRDIVSEVMRYWNIPPDTELPRPEIPSQAVVPNLVNLTIPEAQERLEVEGFNLRIEGDGELIIAQTPKPGATVPIETTIVIYTGGAGDLAEDEVTVPSVLGLSMREAGELFALLSLRMEALGSGIAVEQSPQPGARVKSGEKIQVKFAHPD from the coding sequence ATGGTGGGGAACAGGGTCTCATATGTAATGGTCCGAAAAAGACTGCTGGTTTCCTTTGCAGTCTTTGCTTTTTTTCTCACGTCGATGGTAGGCCGCGTGGGCTGGCTGCAATTTGTTCGCGGGCCGGAATTGCAGGGGTTGGCGGTGGAGCAATGGAATAGGCGGCTTACTGTGCAGCCCCAACGGGGAAGAATTTTTGACCGCAACGGCAATTTGTTGGCCGGGAGCGCCACAGCGGAGTCAATTGTGGCTATTCCTGCGGATTTGGGAGACATTGAAGAAACTGCGCGTCTGTTGGCGCCAATTTTGGAGATGAGCGAGGAGTCTTTAATTTCCCGGATGGAAATGAATATGTTTGAGGTTTTTTTAAAGCGAAAGGTAGAAGATGAAGTTGCCCAGGCCGTAAAGGAATTACGGTTACCGGGTATAAGAACCACGATTGAAAGTAAACGTTTTTACCCCCGTGGCAATTTGGCCAGTCATGTCCTGGGATTCGCCGGTGTTGACGAGGGGCTTGAAGGAATAGAGGTTTATTATGAAGAGGAACTGAAGGGCAAACCCGGTTATATAATTTTCGAGTCAGATGCCCGTGGCCGTGAACTACCCGACAGTGTTCAAGCATATCTGGACCCCATAAACGGATATGACCTGGTGTTGACAATCGATGAGGTTATTCAGCATATTGCCGAGCGGGAATTGGATAAGGCCATGGAGGAGTTTGCGCCCAAAGCGGCCGGTGTCTTGGCTGTGAATCCTCAAACAGGCGAAGTGCTTGCCCTTGCGGCACGGCCTGATTTTTACCCTGAACGTTACGGGGACTTTCCCGCTTCCAGCTGGCGAAATCCGCTAATTGCCGATGCTTTTGAGCCCGGCTCCACATTTAAAATTGTCACAATGTCTGCCGCCCTGGAAGAAAATGAAGTGAGTTTACATGATGGTTATTTCTGTAGTGGCGGTATAACAGTATCCGGAACAACGCTCCATTGCTGGCATAGCGGCCATGGGTCCCAGTCCATTCCGGAAGTGGTGTGGAATTCCTGTAACCCGGGCTTTGTGTCCTTTGGCCTCCGATTGGGAAAGGAACGGCTGTTTAATTATATCCACGGTTTCGGATTTGGTTCCCGAACAGGCATTGATCTGTATGGAGAAGCAACGGGAATTTTGTTTAATGTAAATACAATGAGCAATGTGGATCTGGGCGTAACAGCATTTGGCCAGGGCAACGCCGTAACGCCAATTCAGCAGGTGATGGCTGCCGCGGCGGTTGCCAACGGCGGTAAGCTTATGCGGCCGTATCTGGCCAAAGAATTTCGGGATGAGGATGGAAACGTCGTTCAAACTACAGAACCGGAGGTTATCAGGCAAGTGATCTCTTCCGACACTGCGTACGAGGTTACGACGGTGCTTGCCGACGGTGTGGGGGTTGGTTCAGGTCGCTTTGCCGCTGTGGAGGGTTATCGGGTGGCAGGTAAAACTGGCACTGCCCAGAAGATCTCTCCCGACGGTGGTTACCTTGCCGGTCGTTACATGATGTCTTATGTTGGTTTCGCCCCGGCAGAAGACCCGCAAATTGCATTATACGTTATGATTGATGAACCGACACGGGGGCCCCAATGGGGCGGTCAGACGGCAGGGCCGGTGTTTAGGGATATTGTCTCCGAAGTGATGCGCTATTGGAATATACCGCCCGACACTGAATTGCCGCGTCCGGAAATCCCCAGTCAGGCAGTTGTGCCCAATCTGGTTAATTTGACAATTCCAGAGGCACAGGAACGTTTAGAGGTGGAAGGGTTCAATCTGCGCATTGAGGGCGATGGCGAATTGATAATTGCCCAGACGCCAAAGCCGGGAGCAACCGTGCCCATTGAAACGACGATTGTTATTTATACCGGTGGGGCCGGCGATCTGGCTGAAGATGAAGTGACTGTGCCCAGTGTGCTGGGCCTGTCCATGCGGGAAGCTGGCGAGCTCTTTGCGTTGCTGAGCCTGCGAATGGAAGCTTTGGGCAGCGGTATTGCTGTGGAGCAATCTCCCCAGCCCGGGGCCCGGGTAAAGAGTGGTGAAAAAATTCAGGTGAAGTTTGCCCACCCTGATTAA